The genomic segment AAGATAAAAAGGAACAACTATTATGTAACTGGGTGGCCAATGAAGAATGCATTCATTATCTATGAAGTCAGCAGATTCAGACAGATGTAAAATTGTGATGAACCAGTTAACCATATGAAAACAAGTACCCTAAGCCAAAGAAGTTTTTGAATGGAAACAATCAGAAAGTCACTGTGAGGACTTTGTCTCGAGCACATCAAATGGTGCTTAGTGCGTATTTACCATCACTGCGAATCCTTGGCCTTCGAACCCACATTTTCCTCCAAGAACCCTCATACATAGACTGGACAATCTTGTAGTTTGTTTCTGCTCCAGACATCTTCATAAGCAGGTTTATATGTTTCAGTTGATGTTgatgcaaataaaaaataaattttgttttaacAGGAATATAAGTACCTGCCAAGTTTTTAGGCACACAGTGCGCCATAAACTGGGATTACGGATAGTATATCTCCATTTGCGGCAGACACATGCTGCCCTTCCTAAAGTGTAAGGACTCGTTCGTGCAAAAACCTGTTATGATAAGTCATGTCATTACACAATTGTTATCAGTGGATGCAATCAGTACTCAGTATATTGCTGAGATATGGGAGCTTGATCTCATAAGCAAAAAGATACACCAACTCATATAGTTGTGGAAAAAATAAATAGTGGATAAAAGTAGCACATTGAACATCAAATATACCATATCAAAATCATGGCACATAGGGCATCACTCCATAAAAATGGACCCAATTCAGGGTCGTACCACAGTGCTATGAATAAAGTATGGGAACTTgctgaatcaaaaattaaacattttaacattaTATGTAGTTTATTGACAGTGACCCAAAAGAAACATTCTCATGCAACATTTTGCAGTGAAGAATATGTTAAGGCAGCCATAAGACAAGCAGACCTAGCTAAGCTGTTTGGCATCCCTCTCCATACGGGAGAGGTCCAAAATTTGAACCCTGGAGGTGGACATCCAACTGCGCTTCTTTAAGGGGGAAAAAAGACAACTACTTCAAGCAGAGTACCATATCAACTCATATCAGTAATTCTTATAATCAATTGCCCTTTTTGACTATAATGCACATACTACAGCTTGAACTGACCAAATTCTTTTTCTCGAACCCGACCTGCTTGTTAACTCAGATGCATTCACTTGAACCAAGATGGTACCCCCACCCCCCAACATCTAATGTACACAACCCAATAATGTAATTTCCACTTCTTAAGTGTTAAATCCTCTTGATTTACAGTAGAATGTAGATATCAAACAAATGTAGAGCTACAACCAAACAACtttatcaccaaaaaaaaaaaaaaacactagtaGAAGCCATGGAGTCTATGTAAAACTtgggcaaaatggaaatttgCATGGAGCTACATGCTTTAAAAGTATATTGTAGTCCTCCTAAATATACTCATGTTATGCAGATGAAACATATTTATTGCATAAATTTCCAAATCCGTACAGCATATAGAGAGTACTTTGATATCTTTCTTTTAGACAAAATACATGATTGTGCGGAGCATTAAACAATACCTCAAAGAGCAACTCATCCGGCAAACAGCGATGTATAAGGGCTGGATCAGAAAAAGGCTTACCACTGACACTTCCAAACGGTGCAACAGGCCGAACCCTAATCCCATATAGATCTAATCAGAAAACCAAGAATAAGTAACAAATAAATTAAGAAACATCCAAAAAATTTATAAAGAGacattggatttcatgaattatcCAAGATCTAGTAAACAATAAACTAATAAAGTAGACTGCAATTGCAATCATTTATTGAACAAATTATATACATATTGCATCAGtgtaaaaggagaagaaaggagcatCTGCACAGGTAAATAACCATTAGTCTCAACATATAGGTACTGCAGACTTACTCAGCCAAGGTCTTTCTGTTCCAAGGAACTGCACAGTTCTCAAACGGGAGAATGAGCTAAGTTCTGAAGGAACTGATATGGAGATGTCTGCATAAATGCATTAACAATGAcataagcatggcaactatcagATAACAACCAAAGCAGTAAATAATTATGCACAAATGGTGCATCAACAATCAATATTTAACAGTTTGAGCTTCATTTTTTATCAGCTATCAACTAAATGTCAACCTCCACTCTTTTAAATCTAGGCTTGGGACTGGCACTGCTGGTGTTAACCGAGGACTGAAATTTCTTAGTAGATTATCTCTAACAATTGAATGCCTGAAAGCCTTGTTCTCCGATCAACAAAACCTCAAAAAATGCATTCTAATCTCTTAGGTGTTTCCCAGTTTTCTTTGTTTGAaagttcataaaaaaaaatagttttacaAAAAATCGTTGTTTTTCTTTCAGGAAAAAAGTACAAGTGACATAGACAACCTTTTCCTTAGATAGGGAAGTTTACTCCATTCAGTTGAACCAAAGAAGAGCAATGTTCTAAGCATCTATAAACAAGCAAATTTAGACTTCAACCCTGATAAAAAAAAGTATGAAAAATCTAAAAACTTATCAAATTAGCTATTTGATGGGTAAATCCATCTTTCTTTACGCTGAACCATCGCATGCACATACTAATGCCAATATCCCCATATTACAGATCCACATATTCCTAAATTCAAGATagtgagagagaagggaaatgacaaaaaaaaaaaaaagcataaaaaGCTTGGAGTAAATGCAAAGAAAACCATAATTTGTGTCAACTGAAACAATCAAAGCTCGAAACCACATGATCATCCAAATATTCTCGACCAAGAAGTAATTGGATAACAATACATCGACAAATGGATTATGACATGGATTACAACCACGATTTGTACAAATTCATGCGAAAAATCCCATCTTTACCAGAAACCCACACTCAAAACCATACAATCCGCATGCACCAATCGAGAAGTCCCAAACTTTATCTCCTTTTTCACCCGCAGAGTCATGCAACAGCTTAAATAAGGAACAAAGATCCCATCTTTTTGAGAGATCGAAATGCCCAGAAAATCCCAAAATTTCTCAACAATTACGAAGGAATTAGTCTGTAGTGTTCAGAAATAAACCAAAATAGGGAAGAATTCGTAAGAAGAGATGCTACCTGAAGCCATTGGAATAAGAGATCGATGGATTTCTTTCAAGTTTCTACCGCGAGGGCGGATAGAAGAAATAGAAAACCTCGACAAATCGCAGGCCGTTGCGAAAGCAGAAGACCAACAAAAAGAGAACCCCCGCCCCACCAATCCAAATCCTAACGGTTCGTTTCCACACGGACGGCTGTGATGTCTACCAGATGATGAGCGAATCTTCCCGGGGTTTGGGACTTCCGGGTCCCAGCTAGCAGTCTAGAATCATCTTCCCGCCGGATCACCCCCGTAGATTTTAGTACGAACTTCTGATCTGAACCGTCCAATTTGTCTAATTTCGGCCTTGCCGGGACAAGTTCTCTTGGTTTGTTTTCGGCCTAAAAATTATTGAATTGTTGGTGTAGGCGAGCCCAACCTGACCTAATTCATAGTTCTGGTCCGTTTGGGctccaattacaaaatttgtgTTGGATTTTGGGGTGAATCCACTAGTCCTTCACCAATTGCTTGTATATTTGGATCTGCTCTAGTTAAACTTTGCAATAGAGAGGTGTAATTTATCAATCAGCTCtagttaaattttgaaatagagAGGTGTAATTTATCAATCACAACCGTTCATGTGTTGCACAGTAACCATGATTGAGAGGGCCTTACAAGGTACACAAGATATAAGCCATGTGAAACCAAACAAATCCCTCCCAATGATGCTCATCATGCAATACACAAGCGACTGTGATTGGCAAGTTGGACTTCCCCAATTCAACTACAAATTAGAGAAGATGCTCACTCATTACTTACTTTCAGTAAAACACTAGTTAGATTCCCCCAATTCAACCGTGAATTAGAGACGATGCGGACTTATTGCTCATCTTAGCAAAACAAACACCACTTGACAATTATTTCGGTCATACTTATCAAGCCTTTATCTCCTCCAAAATGACAAAACGCCGAATATGATTATCGAATGAATATCAAATATGTAGCTAAATGTCATAAATTGCATAACATAATTGGAAGGCTGCTCGCGCTGCTTGAATGAAGAAATATACAACATGCTTGTACTGCTCGCTTATTGCATGCAAGGCAAAGTATGAATCTTGCAATTTTCTAGCATTTTATATCCATGATAAGCTCCAAcattttttgtatatatatatatatatatatatatatatatatatatatatatatatatatatatatatatatatatatatatatatatatatatatatatccttgtCCACCTTTTATGCCTAAAGCTTGTGTGttaaataatcaaataaaaaGGTTGTATGTCACTGCAAACTTTCTGTATGACTAATGCTCTGTTTGGGATTGCTATTGGTAATAGAACTTTTAAAgtttttagaagtagagcttttgaaaagtagagcttttggaagtagagtttTTATTAAAAACTATTTGCTGTTTGTTAACTACGTTTCTAAAGAACTGTGAAACTTTAACATATTGAGAAAGTACTTTGGTATGATAAAATGACAATAAAAGATATTATATAGTATTGCATAGTggagtataatacaatataatattataaattattatatattaaaataatattattttgtataatattattataatatagtgtaATATAGATTTGAGTACtacaacataatattattaagATCCTAGCTAATAAAGGTAATTTGGATTATGGTCATACTTTAACAAAAAGGGGTCCTTTTGTCCTTCTAATAGCATGGCATGTTTTTAATACATTATGTAGTCTTCCAATTAGCATTTGAATTATTTGTTTCACAAATTCATGACACCACATTATGCAAAAGACTTACAAAGAGACCACATTTTATATACTTTAATTAACTTAAAATAACCTGCATAACTCACAACTTCTAAATTAATTACTAGGTTTCCATTACTATGGCATGCATACCTGCAGCATTTCAGAGCTTTTTATGGTGTCAAATAATCAAAGACATGAGAAAATATTGTTTAGTcattaattaaaatctaaataGGGAAACTTGGGAACTAAATCCAATAATCTATGTTGGATATATATGTCAGGAGAATCTTATAAAATTATATGACCTATGTTGCTACGAATCCAATAAACATAGCATGATATATGCTGCTATCAAAATCTACCATATATCCAAATAGCTATTACCAGTAGGCGATGcatagctcctcctcctccttcaaaaaaaaaaaaaaaacaagaagaaattaTAAGAGCCTTTTGCATAGTCAAGCATAGTTGTTGTTTGTGTAATAGCGGTCAATTCCATCAAAATTCTAAATTTTATATATGCTCTAAGTTCAACAGGCTAGGTACGTATACATGTAAAAGAGTTTTAGCATAAAAAATAACAATATCCAAACTAAATGGCCACTGCTCGAGCTCGGTTAATTCCACTGAATGTTCGAGTTGATCCATGCCTAAGTTCAAGGGTTACATACATATGTAAAAGAGATTTAGCACAGATATAGATTTGTTTGAACTAAATCGTCATTGCTCAAGCCAAATGACCATGATAAAACATTTATGGACGCACATCATGGGAGCCTAAAGTTTAAGGTCAAGCTCAAGGGAAAATACAAACATAAGCCTACAAGCAACCAGAGCTAGCTTGGTTCGTCTTGGTGCTATATGTCTCGTCTAATGCCATTGCATAAAAGAAGTCAAAATAACAATAGAATAAGGTTAAATAAAACTTCTAAAGTCATTACAATGTATCAAAGATATAGATGACCGGTAATTGTACAAAGATCAGACTCTTTGGTTTCAATCAAAAGAGCCATCAAGGTTAGCTAAATGAGGGACTACAAAATTGAAGTGTTTTAACTTAAGATTGGATTAGTGGCAACCAAGAGAGCAACATCATACGACTAGTCACTGCAAAATCCAACTAAATTCATGGATATTGGTACTTTCTCTAATGGTTCGAAATCTGTTAGCCACGGTTCAAGAATCACAAGAATAAACTACTTCCAGCTTGCGCAAGGACACATCGCTTGGATGCATGACATTTAGGACTGTATCTTTAACTCTAGCTCCCTACCACACCCCACCAtaacctttttttattttatttttacgttttttttaatttgggtgGTAACCCCTATTATATATTTTCAACTCACAAGATGCTCGGTTCTAGGGTTACCATCACCTATTTACATGGAAGGGGACAACTTGGTAGGAGCTAATCGTGTTTTGGTCACAAAAAGGCAAAGATACTTATGCAAGGGGTTCTTTACAAAACAATTTTGAAACTTGCTACTAATAACATTATCAATGATCACTTTTGTTTTTAGATTTATATATATCTCAAAAGTTTCAATTAGCTCATGCACTCAAGAAAATTAAAGTTGCCAACAAGCTTTCAGGTAAATTAAATCTTTTGCTAGTGTATCTGAGAAAGAATCCTGCACATCACTTATTAGGGAGGATTATGCATGCCACCATGCCCAAAATTATGTAATTAGTTTCTCTCTATGGAGAagaacagtttttttttttttttttgattaactGAGAATATATAGTTTTCTCACTGGATGAAAATCATGATCCTACTCGACTTTGCATAAATATCTTTACAGTTGGAATATACAATCGTACGTCTAGGATAGGCTAGAAATTAATGCTCACCGTTAGATGTATCCTAGTTATGGTAAGTTATtaccaaaaaaggaaaaaaaagtaaatgatCATATTAAGTCATCGATTTCTTTTTTTAGGAGCCTTTTGACTCGATGATTTAAAGCCAACTCACGATCCAGACCTTTTCGGATTTGGAAGCCGTTTATTAAGTGATAACGTCTCCTGGATCAGCGGGCTGGGCTGCTCATAGCTTACTAAGATTAGATTGTATATGATAAAATTGCTGCAACGGTTTATGTGTATGATGTGATTAGATTACTACATGTCGCTTTTCCCATtaattcaatcaaaaaaaaagttactAAGATTACTCGGCAACAACTTTCCATAATCAGGACATATCTGGATGTGGGGATTTATATCCGAAGCCTATCCGTTCTAGATGATCTTTTTTGGCAAATCTATCGTAGATGATCTTCGAAGGTGAACATATGTATGCAAAGCCGAGTAGGATTATGATTCCCACTCCACAAACTGATCTCTCCAAGAAAACGGGAATATTTCCGGTCCCTATATATACTATTCAAGAGTTTAGAGTAAGAGAGTGCAACAGTACGTAGGAGATCGAGAGAAGAGAGATGATGTTTACGTGGAAGAGAGGAGCGAAGTTGTTGGGGAGAGGAAGCTCGGCTTCGGTTAGCTTGGGCATCCTCAGAGATGGATCCTCCTCCTCCCTGAAGAAGCTAATGGCAGTCAAGTCCGCACCAGTCTCCAATTCCTCCATCTTGAAGCACGAGAAAGAGATCCTCGATCTCTTACAAGATTGCCCCGAGATCATCGGCTGCCTCGGCGACGATATCAAGCCCGACGACGATGGCGAGGCCACCTACAGTCTCTTTCTTGAGCTCGCAACCTTCGGCAGCCTCTTCGACGTCCTCCGATCTTCCCACGGCCCTTTCTCCGAGTCCGAAGTCCGGCACTGCACCAAGTCCATCCTTAGAGCCCTCGCCCATATCCATGCAAAGGGTTACGTGCATTGCGACATCAAGCCGCACAACATCCTCGTGTCCGGCTCCGGCGAGGTCAAGATCGCCGACTTTGGGCTTGCCAAGAGAGCTAAAGAGAGGTCCCGAGGGTTCTTTATTCGAGGCACACCACTGTACGTGGCTCCGGAGGGTGTGGCTCGGAACGAGTACGAGCCGCCGTCGGATATATGGTCTCTCGGGTGTACGTTGATCGAGTTGGTCACCGGCAAGCCAGCAAGAAGTTTCCCGGCCGACCTCGAGCTGCCGGCGGTGTTGTTTCGGATCGGTCGCAGCGACGTCTTGCCGGAGATTCCGGAGAGCCTTTCGGATGAGGGGAAGGATTTCTTGAAGAGGTGCTTAGTGAAGGACCCAAAGAACAGGTGGACGGCCGAGATGCTACTGGATCATCCCTTCGCATTAGGTtatggggaagaagaagatggacaTGGTGCAATACCATGCGGAGCCCAAAAAAGGGTGTTTGATTGTGCTGCAGGGTTAGGAAGCGAAGTTTTGCATGTCGCTCCTGGGCAGCAACCCCTTGTAAATTGACTTGTCTATTATATACATACGCACCCGATTCAATTACTAACTTGTTTATGATCTACTTAACCCGCCTTGCTTGATCTATTTAACCTacttaaatttatttaatttgttaAAAATTTGTTTAGCTCGGCTTGGGTTAGGCCGGATTCAAATTTGAAACTAGCTAGTTGGTACTTTAATTTTCTTAGAGTGCAACAGCATTTGAAGCTATTGAGttataaattaaatttaaaaaagcGAAGTAATCACTGATTATGTTATTCTATCAAGTTTCCAAACTATTTTGTCACCATCTCCCCACGCAGGAAGGAAGTGTCATGGCATATTATTTACCGTTTGACGGCTGCTGGCCGTTGGAGCGTACGCGACAATGCTAGATATCCGTACGTGGTACACCCCACGCTTAGGTCCTCTTTTGTCTTCATACTACTCATCTATTTAACATATTACGTACAGTTTGGTCACCCTCCGCCTCTGCGTGGACTGCAGTCATGGAAAGCTAATTAATTAGTCAAGCATGGCTCCATGTCTCCATCGTAGCGACAAATTGAAAgttcaaataaaaaatttaaaaaataaaatttatttagataatttaactaaaaatttattcaatcaataaatttaattagTACAATCAGcaaaattataataattttgcttattatattaattttattattaaatttaatgaaattttcagctcaattatttaaataatttagcGACGAAAGTGCGCGTGGAATTGAATAGTTTGGACGCCGTGGTCCCACCCCGATCTAAATTTCTAATTATTCGAACTTTACAAAACCTTAATAAATCTAAGACTGGGTATCTGGTAAGAATCTCAAGATCAGACGGTCCACACAGCTGCCAACGCTGCGCGGTGTGGCGATCGGACGGGGGAGACGACCCCCCTTGGCGGACTCCCACGGGGACCCACCTCTCCTACGATTTCGCACTCGTACAACGGTAACAACGCCCCCTCCTTGTAAACCGGATTTCATCCGGATTCCGAAATGGGGGGAGTAGTCGGTTACGGATATACTTCAATCCACGCGGCTCTCTAGGGGCAATATCGTCCATCTAAATTGGCAGCGCGTTTCCGCCTGTTTCCGCGCCGGCACTCTATATAAGCTCTTCCGACCGAGAGCTCCAAGTAAGCCAGCGACCGAGGCGAGCAAGCGAGAGAGatatagagagggagagatagaAACCCGAACCCTCCATCTATTTTTTGCCGATATCTCGAGCTCTAGAAACCCCAATGGCGATCAATGCTTCTACCGAGCTGCCGGCGGTCGATTCCCAGGTCTGGTACGCCTGCGCCGGCACAGCCGCCAAGCTCCCTGCAGTCGGTTCCCTCGTCTGGTACTTCCCCCAAGGCCACGCCGAGCAGGCCTCCTCCCCGCCCGATTTTTTCCCCGTCTCCACCGCCGGCGGCCAGTGCCCCGCCCTCTTCCTCTGCCGCGCCGCCGCCATAGGCTTCCACGCCAACCCCGACACGGACGAGGTCTTCGCCCGCATCCTGCTCGAGCCCCGCACCACTCTGCCGCCGCCTTTCTCGCCGGAGCAGCCGTCGTCCTCGGTGGAGGAACCGGACGACGTCGGGGCGATGGCGGTCATGAAGGTTCTGACGTCGAGCGATGCGAACAATGGCGGGGGGTTCTCGGTGCCGAGGTTCTGCGCGGACTCTATCTTTCCGCCGCTGGACATGGCTGCGGAGCCTCCGGCCCAGAACTTGACGATCCGCGACATTCATGGGAAGGTGTGGACCTTCCGGCATATCTACCGGGGGGTTCCCCGCCGACACCTGCTGACCACCGGGTGGAGCAGGTTCGTTAACGCCAAGAAGCTCATTGCCGGCGACTCCTTGGTCTTCATAAAGAACCGGGACGGCCGGCTCTACGTGGGAATCAGGCGGGCGTCGAGGTTTTCTGCCCGCGTCCCCCAGGCTCCTCCTCCCCCTGCGGCGGCGCCCCCGGAGGGGAGGTTTGAGGTGAATGTGGGCGCCGGACATGTTTTTTCGAGGAACGCCAGCGGGAGGATTCCGGCGGAGGCGGTGGCGGAGGCGCTGAGACTGGCGAGGATGGGGAGGCCGTTTGAGGTGGTGCACTATCCAAAGGCCCCGGCAGCGGACTTTGTGGTAGGGGTGGAGAAGGTGAAAGCGGCGTTGAGTGTGCCTTGGACTGCCGGGATGAGGGTCAGTATGTCGTTGGAGACACGGGGGTTGTCCAGGACGAGACTGTTACGGGGAACAATCTCCGGAACCACTTCCCAGGACCAAGACCGGTGGCCCCTTTCTCCGTGGCGGATGCTTCAGGTAATTTATTTCCTCTGTTTGTTTCCATTAGGCGGGGTTCCGATTATAGAACTCCGCCTGCTGTTGAGGTGCTCTGTTGAGGTAATTTATCTCCTTTGTTTATGTTCCTGCAAGTCTTTATTAGTTACTGTTGAAACTGCTAGATTTTTCTTGAAACTGTGGCTGTCAAGTGGAGGGTACACAGAGGAGTGTCTTGTTAGCTAGCAACACATGCTACCGTGTTACTGTAATGGTGTTTTTTTTACAGACATCACAAAAATAAATTCAGGCATCAACAATTGACTTATTTTGCTGAAAGTCCTTCCATATCTTCTTTCAGCATCTCCTTACGAAATTCAATTCATTCAAGTAGAAACTAAAAGAGTAGACAGCAATTTGACCATGAATGTGTATTATGTAAGCTCACTTAACTGATCTTGTGTTTACTGTTTCTACCATTTAGGTTACCTGGGATGATGCAGAGGTTTCGGCAGATGTTAAAAGTGTCAGTCCTTGGCAAGTGGACTTAGATTCTGCCACTCCTCAGATGCAAACCCTAAACTCTGACGCAAACAGACCAAGGATTTTACAGTGTTCCAATTTACTCATAGATTCAGAGGGAAGAATGCCCTCTACCATGACAGGAATGAGTAATACGATGATGGCCAGTGCAGCACCATCACTGTTCAGTCACAATTTGTTTCCTGCTGGCATGCAGGGAGCCAGGCATAATTCAGTGAGTGTACCTAAT from the Phoenix dactylifera cultivar Barhee BC4 chromosome 14, palm_55x_up_171113_PBpolish2nd_filt_p, whole genome shotgun sequence genome contains:
- the LOC103701391 gene encoding auxin response factor 18-like — protein: MAINASTELPAVDSQVWYACAGTAAKLPAVGSLVWYFPQGHAEQASSPPDFFPVSTAGGQCPALFLCRAAAIGFHANPDTDEVFARILLEPRTTLPPPFSPEQPSSSVEEPDDVGAMAVMKVLTSSDANNGGGFSVPRFCADSIFPPLDMAAEPPAQNLTIRDIHGKVWTFRHIYRGVPRRHLLTTGWSRFVNAKKLIAGDSLVFIKNRDGRLYVGIRRASRFSARVPQAPPPPAAAPPEGRFEVNVGAGHVFSRNASGRIPAEAVAEALRLARMGRPFEVVHYPKAPAADFVVGVEKVKAALSVPWTAGMRVSMSLETRGLSRTRLLRGTISGTTSQDQDRWPLSPWRMLQVTWDDAEVSADVKSVSPWQVDLDSATPQMQTLNSDANRPRILQCSNLLIDSEGRMPSTMTGMSNTMMASAAPSLFSHNLFPAGMQGARHNSKPTEVSKELNVANTSQSESSFPLSRGSIHFQGMELHATAVRNPNKEDIRPSFQLFGQIIHIDPPSVFRYKCMYE
- the LOC103701392 gene encoding mitogen-activated protein kinase kinase kinase 17-like — protein: MAVKSAPVSNSSILKHEKEILDLLQDCPEIIGCLGDDIKPDDDGEATYSLFLELATFGSLFDVLRSSHGPFSESEVRHCTKSILRALAHIHAKGYVHCDIKPHNILVSGSGEVKIADFGLAKRAKERSRGFFIRGTPLYVAPEGVARNEYEPPSDIWSLGCTLIELVTGKPARSFPADLELPAVLFRIGRSDVLPEIPESLSDEGKDFLKRCLVKDPKNRWTAEMLLDHPFALGYGEEEDGHGAIPCGAQKRVFDCAAGLGSEVLHVAPGQQPLVN